AATCTGGTCGACATTTGAGTCGGCTAGGCCTATCGGCCGCCGAGTTTGCTATATCATCATTTTTGGCCCCAAAAACATCGATATAGACCCGAAAATAGCCATCATTTTAAATATATTAATTATATAATCAGACTGTTAATTCGGTCCGACCCCCTAATCCGCCCCTAATCCCTCAACCCCTCAACAACTCAACCTTTCCCTACTCCCCTCGACAACTCGATTTTTCGTGGGCACAATTGACACGCGCACTCAAAAAGACTATAAAAGATTACAAAATCAGATTTGGAGGCGGACATGCAGCTCACCATCAGAATACCCGATGAGTACGGTGAAAAAATCAATCAACTGGCTCAAACAACGGGGCTCAAAAAATCCGATATCGCCAGGATGGCAATCAAAGAATACATTGAAAGAAATCTGGATGGCGGACAAAGAAAACCTTACCAGAAAGTGCGCCATCTGCTGGGCATTGCTGAAAGCGGTATTAACGACCTGGGTCAGCGCCACCGGCAACACATTTTGAATAAGATCAATAAATCCGGACAGTGATCGTTTTGCTGGATACCGGGCCGTGGGTGGCTTTTCTGGACAAAAGTGAAAAGCGCCACAAAGAATGTGTGGCATGGCTCAATAACTACGAGGGAGAGATCCTTTCGACGGAAGCAGTCCTGACTGAGGTGCTGTATCTTCTTGATTTCTCGATAAAGGCAAGGCAGGCCGCGCTCGATTTTGTGCTGACTGGCGCGGTCACCCTGGTCCCAGCAAGCACCGAAAGTCTGGAAATGGTGAAAAACTTGCTCGCTAAGTACCAGGACCTGCCTATGGACTTTGCGGATGCAACCCTTGTGGCCCTGTCAAAAGAACTCAATGTCGGAAATATTGTTACATTTGACCAGAAAGATTTCTCAGTTTATCGGTTTCATAAAAATATGTCTTTTACTATTTTCCCGTAAGCATCCCGCACCATGAGAGGCAAATGTATGAGATTGCACGTAAATCCCTCGGTCCGACCCTAATTCCGAATTCCCAGGTGTTTTTGCGGATTGTAAATTGCATTGACAATCCGCAAAAACACTATTATGCCCATTCTATGATCCCGCGCAGTGCTGAAAAGACAATCCTAAAATTGTGTAAAGGTTTTCCGGTCATTACGATCTCCGGCCCCCGC
This window of the Chitinivibrionales bacterium genome carries:
- a CDS encoding PIN domain-containing protein produces the protein MRTVIVLLDTGPWVAFLDKSEKRHKECVAWLNNYEGEILSTEAVLTEVLYLLDFSIKARQAALDFVLTGAVTLVPASTESLEMVKNLLAKYQDLPMDFADATLVALSKELNVGNIVTFDQKDFSVYRFHKNMSFTIFP
- a CDS encoding ribbon-helix-helix protein, CopG family is translated as MQLTIRIPDEYGEKINQLAQTTGLKKSDIARMAIKEYIERNLDGGQRKPYQKVRHLLGIAESGINDLGQRHRQHILNKINKSGQ